In Sphingomonas crocodyli, a genomic segment contains:
- a CDS encoding dicarboxylate/amino acid:cation symporter gives MKIDTDAPPPVRPPFYRSLYAQVLVAIALGIALGHFAPDVGASLKPLGDAFIKLVKMIIAPVIFLTVVTGIAGLGHLGDLGRVAGKTFGYFLVMSTLALIVGLVVANLVQPGAGLHIAPASLDASHVADYAAKAHDQTMVGFLTGIIPTTLVSAIADGDILQVLFVAILFGIALSLSGEVGAPILDLFERLAQVVFRLVAILMKAAPIGAFGAMAFTIGKFGLGTLVNLGGLVACFYLTSLFFVIVILGAVAAASGFSILKLIAYLKDELLLVLGTSSSESALPLLLEKMERAGASKPVVGLVVPTGYSFNLDGTNIYMTLAALFIAQACDVDLTLGQQISLLLVAMISSKGAAGVTGAGFITLAATLSIVPSVPVAGMALILGVDRFMSECRSLTNFVGNAVATIVVARWEGALDRDKLKAALG, from the coding sequence ATGAAGATCGACACCGACGCTCCGCCACCCGTGCGGCCGCCTTTCTATCGCTCGCTTTATGCGCAGGTGCTGGTGGCGATCGCTCTGGGCATCGCGCTCGGCCATTTCGCGCCCGATGTCGGCGCCAGCCTGAAGCCGCTGGGCGACGCCTTCATCAAGCTGGTGAAGATGATCATCGCGCCGGTCATCTTCCTGACCGTCGTGACCGGCATTGCGGGGCTCGGCCATCTGGGCGATCTCGGCCGCGTCGCGGGCAAGACCTTCGGCTATTTCCTGGTGATGTCGACGCTGGCGCTGATCGTCGGCCTCGTCGTTGCCAATCTCGTCCAGCCGGGCGCGGGCCTCCACATCGCGCCCGCCAGCCTCGATGCCAGCCATGTCGCCGATTATGCGGCCAAGGCGCATGATCAGACGATGGTCGGCTTCCTGACGGGGATCATTCCGACCACGCTGGTCTCCGCGATTGCCGACGGCGACATATTGCAGGTGCTGTTCGTCGCGATCCTGTTCGGGATCGCGCTGTCGCTGTCGGGGGAGGTTGGGGCGCCGATCCTCGATCTGTTCGAACGGCTTGCGCAGGTGGTGTTCCGCCTTGTCGCGATCCTGATGAAGGCGGCGCCGATCGGCGCGTTCGGCGCGATGGCGTTCACGATCGGCAAGTTCGGGCTGGGCACACTCGTCAATCTGGGCGGGCTGGTCGCCTGCTTCTACCTGACGTCCTTGTTCTTCGTGATCGTGATCCTGGGCGCGGTCGCCGCCGCTTCGGGCTTCTCGATCCTGAAGCTGATCGCCTATCTGAAGGACGAACTGCTGCTGGTGCTGGGCACCTCCTCATCCGAAAGCGCGCTGCCGCTGCTGCTGGAGAAGATGGAGCGCGCGGGCGCATCGAAGCCCGTCGTCGGGCTGGTCGTGCCGACCGGCTATTCGTTCAACCTCGACGGCACCAACATCTACATGACGCTCGCGGCGCTCTTCATCGCGCAGGCGTGCGACGTCGATTTGACGCTGGGGCAGCAGATCAGCCTGCTGCTCGTCGCGATGATTTCGTCGAAGGGCGCGGCGGGGGTGACGGGCGCGGGGTTCATTACTTTGGCCGCCACCTTGTCGATCGTGCCGTCGGTGCCGGTGGCGGGCATGGCGCTCATTCTGGGCGTTGATCGCTTCATGTCCGAATGCCGCAGCCTCACCAATTTCGTCGGCAATGCCGTTGCCACGATCGTGGTCGCCCGGTGGGAAGGCGCGTTGGATCGCGACAAACTCAAGGCCGCGCTTGGCTGA
- a CDS encoding sensor histidine kinase gives MSLLTPSKQPFFADKNKAFWTLQSAGWTGYFVLRTLGGIANNMGLLFIVPTALTTATGYSLTLLMASAYRRLIRQKPIITWGVSIVLLVFASAMFSSIETWAHATFYRPREMPEGVQFFGAILLDFALLAAWSSLYYGINFYLLLEEQSDRVERLENQASSAQLAMLRYQLNPHFLFNTLNSISTLVLLKETQRANTMLSRLSSFLRYTLANEPSGTVSLAQEVETLKLYLDIEKMRFEDRLRAHFEVDPAAAEARLPSLLLQPLVENAIKYAVTPMEDGADINVEARVAGIEPDRRLIVTVSDTGPGLNDLTARPSYSTGVGLANIRDRLAQAYGADHRFEVQTDREEGFGVLIDIPLQTREQLRDVA, from the coding sequence ATGTCGCTCCTTACCCCCAGCAAGCAGCCCTTCTTCGCCGACAAGAACAAGGCGTTCTGGACGCTCCAGTCGGCTGGCTGGACCGGTTATTTCGTGCTCCGCACCCTGGGCGGCATCGCGAACAATATGGGCCTGTTGTTCATCGTGCCGACCGCGCTGACCACGGCGACCGGCTATTCGCTGACCCTGCTGATGGCGTCCGCCTATCGACGGTTGATCCGGCAGAAGCCGATCATCACCTGGGGCGTATCGATCGTCCTGCTGGTGTTCGCCTCCGCGATGTTCTCGTCGATCGAGACCTGGGCGCATGCGACCTTCTATCGCCCGCGCGAGATGCCGGAGGGGGTCCAGTTCTTCGGCGCGATCCTGCTCGATTTCGCGCTGCTCGCGGCCTGGTCGTCGCTCTATTACGGCATCAATTTCTACCTGCTGCTCGAAGAACAATCGGATCGTGTCGAGCGGCTGGAAAATCAGGCGTCGTCGGCGCAGCTGGCGATGCTGCGCTATCAGCTCAACCCGCATTTCCTGTTCAACACGCTCAATTCGATCTCGACCTTGGTGCTGCTGAAGGAGACGCAGCGCGCGAACACGATGCTGTCGCGCCTCAGCTCCTTTTTGCGCTATACGCTGGCCAACGAACCTTCGGGGACGGTGAGCCTCGCGCAGGAGGTCGAGACGCTGAAACTCTACCTCGATATCGAAAAGATGCGGTTCGAGGATCGGCTGCGCGCCCATTTCGAGGTCGATCCTGCGGCGGCCGAGGCGCGGCTGCCCTCGCTGCTGCTCCAGCCGCTCGTCGAGAATGCGATCAAATATGCCGTGACGCCGATGGAAGACGGCGCGGACATCAATGTCGAGGCGCGTGTCGCAGGAATTGAACCCGATCGCAGGCTGATCGTTACGGTCAGTGATACTGGGCCGGGCTTGAACGATCTGACGGCCAGACCCAGCTATTCAACCGGCGTCGGACTGGCGAACATTCGCGACAGACTGGCGCAGGCTTATGGTGCGGACCATCGTTTTGAGGTCCAAACGGATCGGGAGGAAGGGTTCGGTGTCCTCATCGACATCCCCCTCCAGACGCGTGAACAGCTTAGGGACGTTGCATGA
- a CDS encoding LytR/AlgR family response regulator transcription factor, with translation MTIRTILVDDEPLAIQGLQLRLQPHEDVEIIETCLNGREAIRAIKTHKPDLVFLDIQMPGFDGFSVIQGLMEVEPPLFVFVTAYQDHAIRAFEAQAVDYLLKPVDEQRLAATLDRVRQRLAEKKGHEEAGRLKEVLAEVAPDAVETLADSADDAPAANRFEKLINIKDRGKIFRVDVDTIERIDAAGDYMCIYTGDNTLILRETMKDLEKRLDPRRFQRVHRSTIVNLDLVKQVKPHTNGECFLVLDSGAQVKVSRSYREVVARFVH, from the coding sequence ATGACGATCAGAACCATTCTCGTCGATGACGAGCCGCTGGCCATCCAGGGCCTGCAACTGAGGCTTCAACCGCACGAGGATGTCGAAATCATCGAGACCTGCCTGAATGGCCGTGAAGCCATCAGAGCGATCAAAACGCACAAGCCCGATCTCGTCTTCCTCGACATCCAGATGCCGGGCTTTGACGGTTTTTCGGTGATCCAGGGCCTCATGGAGGTCGAACCCCCGCTCTTCGTCTTCGTGACCGCCTATCAGGATCATGCGATCCGCGCGTTCGAAGCGCAGGCGGTCGATTATCTGCTCAAGCCCGTCGACGAACAGCGGCTCGCCGCGACGCTCGATCGCGTGCGCCAGCGCCTCGCCGAGAAGAAGGGGCATGAGGAGGCCGGTCGCCTCAAGGAAGTGCTGGCCGAGGTCGCGCCCGACGCGGTCGAGACTCTGGCCGACAGCGCGGACGATGCGCCCGCCGCCAACCGCTTCGAAAAGCTGATCAACATCAAGGATCGCGGCAAGATCTTCCGCGTCGATGTCGACACGATCGAACGGATCGATGCCGCCGGCGATTATATGTGCATCTACACGGGCGATAACACGCTGATCCTGCGCGAAACGATGAAGGATCTGGAAAAGCGGCTCGATCCGCGCCGTTTTCAGCGCGTCCACCGCTCGACCATCGTCAATCTCGATCTGGTCAAGCAGGTGAAACCGCACACCAACGGCGAATGTTTCCTGGTGCTCGATTCGGGGGCACAGGTGAAGGTCAGCCGGTCCTATCGCGAAGTCGTGGCGCGCTTCGTCCATTGA
- a CDS encoding HpcH/HpaI aldolase/citrate lyase family protein, whose amino-acid sequence MTIRPRRSALYMPASNLRAIEKAKSLDCDVVILDLEDAVAPDMKAEARANAVAAVKAGGFGTRELVIRVNALDTEWGAADLAAAAGSGADAVLAPKVSSAEEVGRYHAALSSAPAMGFWSMIETTRAIFRLDAIAEASAARPACWVLGTNDLAKEMGAKLTVDRAPFLGMMGLAVAAAKGHGVGVIDGVYNVLDDQEGLEAQCRQAKIFGFDGKSLIHPKQVEPANRLFGPSEEEIAWAEAAIAGFAAPENAGKGAIRVGGEMVERLHLAEAERIVAMAKSS is encoded by the coding sequence ATGACCATCCGCCCGCGCCGCAGCGCGCTCTACATGCCCGCATCGAACCTGCGCGCGATCGAGAAAGCCAAAAGCCTCGATTGCGACGTCGTGATCCTCGATCTCGAGGATGCGGTGGCGCCCGACATGAAGGCCGAAGCGCGCGCCAATGCGGTCGCGGCGGTGAAGGCGGGCGGCTTCGGGACGCGCGAACTGGTGATCCGCGTCAACGCGCTCGATACCGAATGGGGCGCGGCCGATTTGGCCGCCGCCGCAGGTTCGGGCGCAGACGCGGTGCTCGCGCCCAAGGTGTCGAGCGCCGAGGAAGTCGGCCGCTATCATGCGGCTTTGTCCTCCGCGCCGGCGATGGGCTTCTGGTCGATGATCGAAACGACCCGCGCGATCTTCCGGCTCGATGCGATTGCCGAAGCTTCGGCGGCGCGTCCCGCCTGCTGGGTGCTGGGCACGAACGATCTCGCCAAGGAAATGGGCGCCAAGCTGACGGTCGATCGCGCGCCCTTCCTGGGCATGATGGGCCTCGCCGTCGCGGCGGCGAAGGGGCATGGCGTCGGCGTGATCGACGGCGTCTATAATGTCCTCGACGATCAGGAGGGGCTGGAGGCGCAGTGCCGCCAGGCGAAGATCTTCGGCTTCGATGGCAAGAGCCTGATCCACCCCAAGCAGGTCGAGCCCGCCAATCGCCTGTTCGGCCCCTCGGAGGAGGAGATTGCCTGGGCCGAGGCTGCGATTGCGGGCTTCGCTGCGCCCGAAAATGCCGGCAAGGGCGCAATCAGGGTCGGCGGCGAAATGGTCGAACGGCTGCACCTTGCTGAAGCCGAACGCATCGTCGCAATGGCGAAAAGTAGCTAG
- a CDS encoding PAS domain S-box protein: MAARLAAAASGVCLLLGATVLIGWMAGEPRLTTLGVSRLAMPPIVAASAVALSAGLIARLMGAPLAARLLTILGALFACLPAIAPIVQIASPVDHFLNTLFPSPDPPRLATTRIAVTLILLMLAAASWPDSGRGGWPAKVAVVLATIALLFSATIAIGHLIGIEAAELGPRTLLLSVPGALIASTLAGAILIWRHGDGWPGYFAIDAETAAIEGWHLPGIILMVAFAQILLHAAARMAKLHPAMIDAAVVVLNVAIATAIVGRAAERSARNRAERDALVDTIDLAPVLVVDQGGVIRYWSHGCTEIYGWSAEDAVGQRRDELLACVSVPNGDGIEEERIELHRDGHELVILSRGRPVAVSDQGPATVIALTDITARRAAESAVQLRDQAIAITEARLATAVAVQGIFIYEYDLVAGHLRWSTGDQTLFRGSLGRDGNPRRLSHQVADILGRAIEQRQVRVHFNMPFEDEEGVARHAESWARIIYDDDGNALRVIGTYLDVTDRVVGEHALRAAEAEMRAILATMPDALVVCDEEGVIRSASAAADVLYGCEPGALIGMHIFDIDARPADGREKAQSMAELVGDERRWPGRITVCRLDGEDVPVLATVSETTVDDRQMFVISARDMRPAIDAEARLVRLRSQLDQVSRAGMMGELAAALAHEINQPLAAIVNFLGAADIMLAEDERHRPAIEAIRHASEQASRAGEIIRRLRAFITRGEIDMRPERIAPLAEEATALAMINRGSRDIRIRYAFEASNREVMCDRLQIQQVLVNLIRNGADAMAADGGAGRDLIVSSAMRDDAMLVLSVRDHGPGIDPTMYEQLFRPFATTKREGMGFGLSISRRIVEAHGGTLSVLPADGGGSVFQFTLPVAGSVGGTA, encoded by the coding sequence ATGGCCGCGCGGTTGGCCGCCGCGGCGAGCGGCGTTTGCCTGCTGCTCGGCGCGACTGTCCTCATCGGCTGGATGGCGGGTGAGCCTCGCCTTACGACGCTTGGAGTAAGCCGGCTTGCGATGCCGCCGATCGTCGCGGCATCGGCCGTGGCGCTGTCGGCGGGCCTGATCGCTCGATTGATGGGCGCGCCGCTGGCCGCGCGGCTTCTGACCATCCTCGGCGCGCTGTTCGCCTGCCTGCCCGCGATCGCACCGATCGTTCAGATTGCGTCGCCGGTCGATCATTTCCTCAACACGCTGTTTCCCTCGCCCGATCCGCCCCGGCTGGCGACGACGCGGATCGCGGTGACGCTGATCCTGCTGATGCTGGCGGCGGCTTCGTGGCCCGACAGCGGCCGGGGGGGCTGGCCCGCCAAGGTCGCGGTGGTGCTGGCGACGATCGCGCTGCTGTTCTCGGCGACGATCGCGATCGGGCACCTCATCGGTATCGAGGCGGCCGAACTCGGCCCACGCACTCTGCTCCTGTCGGTGCCGGGGGCGCTGATCGCGTCGACGCTGGCGGGCGCCATCCTGATCTGGCGGCATGGCGACGGCTGGCCCGGCTATTTCGCGATCGATGCCGAAACCGCCGCGATCGAGGGGTGGCATCTGCCCGGCATCATCCTGATGGTCGCGTTCGCGCAGATATTGCTCCACGCGGCGGCGCGGATGGCGAAGCTGCACCCCGCGATGATCGATGCCGCCGTCGTGGTGCTCAATGTTGCGATCGCCACCGCGATCGTCGGCCGCGCGGCCGAACGATCCGCGCGTAACCGGGCGGAGCGCGATGCGCTGGTCGATACGATCGATCTGGCGCCGGTGCTGGTCGTCGATCAGGGCGGGGTGATCCGTTACTGGTCGCATGGCTGCACCGAAATCTACGGCTGGAGCGCGGAAGACGCCGTCGGCCAGCGGCGCGACGAATTGCTCGCCTGCGTTTCGGTGCCCAATGGGGATGGAATCGAGGAGGAACGGATCGAGCTGCACCGCGACGGGCATGAGCTGGTCATTCTGAGCCGTGGCAGGCCGGTGGCCGTGTCCGATCAGGGGCCGGCAACTGTGATCGCGCTGACCGACATCACCGCCCGTCGCGCGGCCGAATCCGCGGTGCAACTGCGCGATCAGGCGATTGCGATCACCGAGGCGCGGCTGGCCACCGCCGTCGCGGTGCAGGGCATCTTCATCTACGAATATGATCTGGTCGCCGGGCATCTGCGCTGGTCAACCGGGGATCAGACACTGTTTCGCGGCAGCCTTGGTCGTGATGGCAATCCCCGCCGCCTCAGCCACCAGGTCGCCGACATTCTGGGCCGCGCGATCGAACAGCGGCAGGTGCGCGTCCATTTCAACATGCCATTCGAGGATGAGGAGGGCGTCGCCCGCCACGCCGAAAGCTGGGCGCGGATCATCTACGATGACGATGGCAATGCGCTGCGGGTGATCGGAACCTATCTCGACGTCACCGATCGCGTCGTCGGCGAACATGCCCTGCGAGCGGCCGAGGCGGAAATGCGCGCCATTCTGGCCACCATGCCCGACGCGCTGGTGGTGTGCGACGAGGAGGGCGTGATCCGATCAGCCAGCGCCGCCGCCGACGTGCTCTATGGTTGCGAACCGGGCGCGCTGATCGGGATGCACATCTTCGATATAGACGCGCGCCCCGCCGATGGGCGCGAAAAGGCGCAGAGCATGGCCGAACTGGTGGGTGACGAACGGCGCTGGCCGGGTCGCATCACCGTCTGCCGGTTGGATGGCGAGGATGTGCCCGTTCTCGCCACGGTCAGCGAAACGACGGTCGACGATCGGCAGATGTTCGTGATCTCTGCGCGCGACATGCGCCCCGCGATCGACGCCGAAGCCCGCCTCGTCCGTCTGCGCTCGCAACTCGATCAGGTTTCGCGCGCCGGGATGATGGGCGAACTCGCCGCCGCGCTGGCGCATGAGATCAACCAGCCGCTCGCCGCGATCGTCAATTTCCTGGGCGCTGCCGACATCATGCTAGCCGAAGACGAACGCCATCGCCCCGCGATCGAGGCGATACGCCATGCGAGCGAGCAGGCGAGCCGCGCGGGCGAGATCATCCGCCGCCTGCGCGCCTTCATCACCCGCGGCGAAATCGACATGCGGCCGGAGCGGATCGCCCCGCTGGCGGAGGAGGCGACCGCACTCGCCATGATCAACCGTGGATCGCGCGACATCCGCATCCGTTATGCGTTCGAGGCGAGTAACCGCGAGGTGATGTGTGATCGGCTGCAGATACAGCAGGTTTTGGTGAACCTGATCCGCAACGGCGCGGACGCGATGGCCGCGGATGGCGGTGCGGGCCGCGACCTGATAGTTTCTTCAGCCATGCGTGACGATGCTATGCTCGTCCTGTCCGTGCGGGATCATGGTCCGGGTATCGATCCGACCATGTACGAACAGCTGTTTCGCCCCTTCGCCACCACGAAGCGGGAGGGGATGGGTTTCGGCCTGTCGATTTCGCGCCGCATCGTCGAGGCGCATGGCGGCACCTTATCGGTGCTGCCGGCCGATGGGGGGGGCAGCGTCTTTCAGTTCACATTGCCGGTCGCTGGGTCCGTTGGGGGGACTGCCTGA
- a CDS encoding response regulator transcription factor, which produces MTRCIYLVDDDEGFSASVALVVKTRLDVEVVSFASGEAFIAKLPTLPSGCLLLDLALPGMNGLDVLHQVRALDGRFETIVLTGFGDISRAVEAMKAGASDFLEKPSSADTLTTAIETAFGRIEDRERTERVARAAREQIEKLTPRERDVLMGLVEGRANKVIAYQLDISPRTVEIYRAHLMEKLGVRSVAEAVRMAFASGLVPLMPDEKA; this is translated from the coding sequence ATGACACGCTGCATCTATCTGGTCGATGACGATGAGGGCTTCAGCGCCTCGGTGGCGCTGGTGGTCAAGACGCGGCTCGATGTCGAAGTGGTCAGCTTCGCGTCGGGCGAAGCCTTTATCGCCAAATTGCCGACATTGCCTTCGGGATGCCTGCTGCTCGATCTCGCCTTGCCGGGCATGAACGGGCTCGACGTGCTGCATCAGGTGCGGGCGCTCGACGGGCGGTTCGAAACGATCGTGCTCACCGGCTTCGGGGACATCTCGCGCGCGGTCGAGGCGATGAAGGCAGGGGCGAGCGACTTCCTCGAAAAGCCGTCGAGCGCGGACACGCTGACCACCGCGATCGAAACCGCCTTCGGCCGGATCGAGGATCGCGAGCGGACCGAACGGGTCGCGCGGGCGGCGCGCGAGCAGATCGAAAAACTCACGCCGCGCGAACGCGACGTGCTGATGGGGCTGGTCGAAGGACGGGCGAACAAGGTGATCGCCTATCAGCTCGATATCAGCCCGCGCACCGTGGAAATCTATCGCGCGCACCTGATGGAGAAACTGGGCGTGCGCAGCGTGGCGGAGGCGGTGCGGATGGCCTTCGCATCGGGCCTCGTCCCGCTGATGCCGGATGAGAAGGCTTAA
- a CDS encoding glutathione S-transferase, translating into MAKAVLTISSKNYSSWSLRGWLLCKLGGLDITEERVPIDAPGQRAELLLLSPSVLVPRLTRDDVSVWDTLAIAEYLNECFPEAGLYPADPKTRAHCRSVSGEIHSGFHNLRSALPMNLKARHDSFRLFAGAKPDIDRVQAIWRECLSAYGGPWLFGDKPTVADAMFAPVATRFQTYAIPLDAPSRAYSATVLGWDFVQEWTAAALAEPEEMEELDAEF; encoded by the coding sequence ATGGCGAAGGCAGTCCTGACCATATCGAGCAAGAATTACTCGTCCTGGTCGCTGCGCGGCTGGCTGCTGTGCAAGCTCGGCGGGCTCGACATCACCGAGGAACGCGTGCCGATCGACGCCCCCGGACAGCGCGCCGAACTGCTGCTGCTGTCGCCGTCGGTGCTGGTGCCGCGGCTGACGCGCGACGATGTGAGCGTGTGGGATACGCTGGCGATCGCCGAATATCTCAACGAATGCTTCCCCGAAGCCGGCCTCTATCCGGCCGATCCCAAGACACGCGCGCATTGCCGCAGCGTTTCGGGCGAGATTCATTCGGGCTTCCACAATCTGCGATCGGCGCTGCCGATGAACCTGAAGGCGCGCCACGACAGCTTCCGCCTGTTCGCGGGCGCAAAGCCCGACATCGATCGCGTCCAGGCGATCTGGCGCGAATGCCTGTCAGCTTATGGCGGCCCCTGGCTGTTCGGCGACAAGCCGACCGTCGCCGACGCGATGTTCGCGCCGGTGGCGACGCGCTTCCAGACCTATGCGATCCCGCTGGACGCGCCGAGCCGCGCCTATAGCGCGACCGTGCTCGGCTGGGACTTCGTCCAGGAATGGACCGCCGCCGCGCTTGCCGAGCCCGAGGAAATGGAAGAACTCGACGCCGAGTTCTAG
- a CDS encoding polyhydroxyalkanoate depolymerase, translating to MLYQFYQGLSDIMEPMRMVASAGLATRPALGNWAEAPLARSWFAALDMAANTRLTHNRPSYKIDSVLSGNREVPVREEVVHSTPFGNLVRFVKGGDVMTEQPKVLIIAALSGHFATLLRNTVSTMLRDHDVYITDWKNARDIPLSAGQFGFDEYLDHVIMFMEELGPGAHMLAVCQPCVQALAATALMAEDKHPCTPRSLTLMGGPVDVRVNPTTVNDLATSKPLDWFADNLITHVPWRYAGAGRRVYPGFLQLTAFMSMNLGRHGDKLRALYQHLADGEEEQAEVIRDFYDEYFAVLDMAAEYYLETVDRVFQRVLLAKGELEYRGRRVDCSKIRRTALLTVEGERDDICSVGQTAAAHDLCSSLRPHMKRHYLQPGVGHYGVFSGKKWDNQIYPQVRAFILGAA from the coding sequence ATGCTGTATCAGTTTTATCAGGGTCTCAGCGACATCATGGAGCCGATGCGCATGGTCGCGTCGGCGGGGCTCGCCACGCGGCCGGCGCTGGGCAACTGGGCCGAAGCGCCGCTGGCGCGCAGTTGGTTCGCGGCGCTCGACATGGCGGCGAACACGCGGCTGACCCACAATCGCCCGTCGTACAAGATTGATTCGGTCCTGTCGGGCAACCGCGAAGTGCCGGTGCGGGAGGAGGTCGTCCACTCGACCCCCTTCGGCAATCTCGTCCGCTTCGTGAAGGGCGGGGATGTGATGACCGAACAGCCCAAGGTGCTGATCATCGCCGCACTGTCGGGCCACTTCGCAACGCTCCTGCGCAACACCGTCTCGACGATGCTGCGCGACCATGACGTCTATATTACCGACTGGAAGAACGCCCGCGACATCCCCCTGTCCGCCGGCCAGTTCGGCTTCGACGAATATCTCGACCATGTGATCATGTTCATGGAGGAACTGGGGCCGGGGGCGCATATGCTCGCCGTGTGCCAGCCCTGCGTCCAGGCGCTGGCGGCGACTGCGCTGATGGCCGAGGACAAGCATCCCTGCACCCCGCGGAGCCTGACCCTGATGGGCGGCCCGGTCGACGTGCGGGTCAATCCCACCACGGTCAACGATCTGGCGACCAGCAAGCCGCTCGACTGGTTCGCCGACAACCTGATCACGCATGTTCCCTGGCGCTATGCGGGGGCGGGGCGGCGCGTCTATCCGGGCTTCCTGCAGCTGACTGCCTTCATGTCGATGAATCTTGGCCGGCATGGCGACAAGCTGCGCGCACTCTACCAGCATCTCGCCGATGGCGAGGAGGAGCAGGCGGAGGTGATCCGCGACTTTTACGACGAATATTTCGCAGTGCTCGACATGGCGGCGGAATATTATCTCGAAACGGTCGATCGCGTGTTCCAGCGCGTTTTGCTGGCCAAGGGCGAACTCGAATATCGCGGCCGCCGGGTCGATTGCTCGAAGATCCGCCGCACCGCCTTGCTCACGGTCGAGGGCGAGCGCGACGATATCTGTTCGGTCGGCCAGACCGCGGCGGCGCATGATCTCTGCTCCTCGCTGCGCCCGCACATGAAGCGGCACTATCTGCAGCCCGGCGTCGGCCATTATGGCGTCTTTTCGGGCAAGAAGTGGGATAACCAGATCTACCCGCAGGTCCGCGCCTTCATTCTAGGCGCTGCCTAG
- the modB gene encoding molybdate ABC transporter permease subunit, translating to MMVLDMLGIGPDGAEAIWLTVQVAVVGVIASLPIGIALALLLARVEFPGKMLVDGLVHLPLVLPPVVTGYLLLEAFLPHGPIGAPLREWFGLSVLFHWTGAAIAAAVMGLPLMVRTIRLSIEALDPRIEHAARSLGGGRWHVFRTITLPMVTPGIAAGTALAFARSLGEFGATITFVSNIPGETRTLPIAIYSLLQMPGTEAEVMRLSIVSIILSLGALVLAEWLVKRRAA from the coding sequence ATGATGGTGCTGGATATGCTGGGGATCGGGCCGGACGGGGCCGAGGCGATTTGGCTGACCGTTCAGGTCGCGGTCGTCGGCGTCATCGCGAGTCTGCCGATCGGCATCGCGCTGGCGCTGCTGCTCGCGCGGGTCGAATTTCCGGGCAAGATGCTGGTCGACGGGCTGGTCCATCTACCGTTGGTGCTGCCCCCCGTCGTGACCGGCTATCTGCTGCTCGAAGCCTTCCTGCCGCACGGGCCGATCGGGGCGCCGCTGCGCGAATGGTTCGGCCTGTCGGTGCTGTTCCACTGGACGGGGGCGGCGATCGCGGCGGCGGTGATGGGCTTGCCGCTGATGGTGCGCACAATCCGCCTGTCGATCGAGGCGCTCGATCCGCGCATCGAACATGCGGCGCGCAGCCTGGGCGGCGGGCGCTGGCATGTGTTCCGCACGATAACGCTGCCGATGGTGACGCCCGGCATCGCGGCAGGCACCGCTTTGGCCTTCGCACGCAGCCTTGGTGAGTTCGGCGCGACGATCACCTTCGTATCGAACATTCCCGGCGAAACCCGCACCCTGCCGATCGCGATCTACAGCCTGCTGCAGATGCCGGGGACGGAGGCGGAGGTGATGCGCCTGTCGATCGTGTCGATCATCCTGTCGCTGGGTGCACTCGTCCTCGCCGAATGGCTCGTGAAGAGGCGTGCGGCATGA